In Ancylomarina subtilis, the genomic stretch TTAATACATCGCAAGTCGAATGTGGAATATTCATCAAGCTAAAATACCCTTGTAATATACCATTCTCACCAGGTGTTCCGTGAATAGCGATATAAGCAAAATCGAATTTAATTTTGTTGGCAGCAACTGTAATACTGAAATCATTCTTGTCAATATCATACTGATGATCTTCAAGATTGACTTTCCAATTTTGCCCTCTAAAAACAGCAAGATAAACCTGATATTGTTTTTTATCAAGTGTGTTGAAAATGTGCTGCGAAGTTTGCATTGATATCTCAAACTCGGCAGAATCTCCTCCGGCAATTATTAGGATATTTCTCTTCATAAATTTTATACAAACAGTTAGTTATTCTTCACGCATTGATGTGTATTCTCTCCACTTGGTGATAAGTGTTGCCATATCTTCAGGAATTTCAGAGTCAAACGAAATATATTCGTTGGTAGCTGGATGAATGAATCCTAGCGTTTTTGCGTGCAGAGCCTGACGTGGACAAATTTTGAAACAGTTTTGTACGAATTGCTTGTACTTTGTAAATGTTGTTCCTTTTAAAATTTGATCTCCGCCGTAATCCGCATCATTGAAAAGTGGATGTCCGATGTGTTTAAAGTGGGCACGAATCTGATGCGTACGGCCTGTCTCAAGAACACATTCTACTAAATTAACATAACCAAGTCGTTCTAAAACGCGATAGTGTGTCACAGCGTGCTTGCCATATTCTCCGTTAGGGAAAACATCCATGACCTTCCGATTTTTCAAATTACGACCAATATGACCTGTAATTGTTCCTTCATCTTCTTCCATATTTCCCCAAACCAATGCACGGTATTTACGATCGCTGGTTTTGTTGAAAAACTGCAGGGCAAGTTTCGTCTTAGCCTCTTCGTTTTTAGCGATTACGA encodes the following:
- a CDS encoding RluA family pseudouridine synthase, encoding MQEEENLEFDNIGDENPNQEAFEHFRFEVDPGQTPLRIDKYLVDRMQNASRNKIQESANNGNIFVNDVVVKRNYKVKPHDVVTIVLSYPPREIEIIAEDIPLNIVYEDDSFIIVNKNPGMVVHPSYGHYSGTLVNALAFHLKNLPLFNSTDPRPGLVHRIDKDTSGILVIAKNEEAKTKLALQFFNKTSDRKYRALVWGNMEEDEGTITGHIGRNLKNRKVMDVFPNGEYGKHAVTHYRVLERLGYVNLVECVLETGRTHQIRAHFKHIGHPLFNDADYGGDQILKGTTFTKYKQFVQNCFKICPRQALHAKTLGFIHPATNEYISFDSEIPEDMATLITKWREYTSMREE